Below is a genomic region from Candidatus Binatia bacterium.
GCCGATCGGTTGGAAGCGAACCGCACCCGAGGCGGATATTCCAGCGTACCTCCTCGAGGCAACGTTTCCGAAAGGTCGCGCTGCTGCGGACCCACGCTACTTGGACGGCGAGGGTCACGCCATAGTTCGGTACGTCGTCGCATTACCTCCGGGCGTCGATGGGTCGCACCTCAAGGTCACCGCGCGCCTCTACTACCAGTCGTTTGCCCGTACTACCTCGCGGACCTCACGAGAGGAAGCGGTCCGGCAGCGCTGCGTCTAGCGGCATTGGTTCGGAACCTCGACCTCCGAGGTACGGCGCTCGAAGGATGGCGTCTCCTCGTCGCTGAGGCTACCGCTACGCCGCATCTCGCGCGGTAAGTACCGCCGTTTGGCCTTTATTCCTTGCGATGTTCACGCCGCTGTTGGGAGCGTCGGTAGATATCGAAGAGCAGCTTTGCCGATTCTGTGTAGTAAACGGTTTTAGGGAGAGCAAACCGGGCAACCGGGCCCGCCTAGAGGCCTAACCTCCTAGGATGGAATTAAGCGCCCAGCGGCTAAGGATTTTTCCGAAAAATGGGAGGCACGGCATGCCCTACCGCGTCTTTGTCTCGTACGCTCACAACGATGATGCTAAGCCTATAGACGGCGGCGGCGAGGGTTTCGTTAGCGCGCTCATGCGGCGCGTCAGCCACTACTTTGTCGTAGACGGGCCGCCCGTTCCCGAATTCTTCCGCGATCTGTACGATATCCGCAAGAGTCGCGCGTACAAACCGATCATTGACGAGGGCCTCGAGACGTGCGATGCCTTGATGATCGTCCTCTCTCGCAATTGGGTCGCCTCGGCCTACTGCAACCGCGAGCTAGAGACGTTTAGGAGTTTTCGCTCTCGGGAGAATAAGAGCACCTTTCAGCAGCGGCTGATCGTCGTCTCGAAGCAATTCGTTTCCGAAGGCGACCTTCCGGAGTTGCTAAAGGACGATGCCGGCTTCAGCTTTCAAGAGAGCCATAAATTTTACGCGGAGCACGCAGAGCGGCGCGGCTGGTACGACGAGTACTTCGCCGAAGGCCAGCGCGAGCAATCGAAAGAGTTCAATGCGGCCACCCGCGAGCTGACGGGGGACCTACGCGAGCGAACGGAAGAGCAGCTTAGCAAGGGATCGAGCGAAAAGCGTCAGGCAGCGCAGAATCCGGTCCCGGATCGTTCCGGCGTACCCGCTCGTCAAGAGCGCGTCGTCTTTTTGGCGGCACCTGCCAGCGACATGAAGGATGCCTACGATCGGCTCGCCGCGGAGCTGCAAGGGCGCGGCTATCGAGCCGTTCCGGATCCCTCCGCAAAAATGCCCAGCGACTCGACCGCCGTCGATTTTATCGAGAATGCGTTGCGCGATTCTGAAATTTCGATTCACCTGATCGGCGAAAAGGCCGGTCCGGCGCCAGAAGAGCAGGAGCCTATTCTGCCGCTCCAACTCCGCCTCGCAGCCGAGCGTGCCGCCTCGGCGCCCGAAGGCGGGACTTTCTGCCGCATCATTTGGGCGCCTCGAGCGCTTGCCGTTAACGGCGCGGCGAGCAACGCTCGCGATCCGCTCGAGGTGGTCAAGCGATTCGGCGCGATCGACGGCGACAAGATTGAAGGATGCGAGCTCGGCAACTTTGTCGAGTTCGTCGTCAAGCATCTCGTCGATCATCCGCCGAAACGGCCGGAGGCAGAGGTGCGGCAGTATAGTGCGCTCGCACAAAATGCAAGGGTCTACGTCTGGGCACCCAAAGAGGATGCCGATTACGCGCTCGAGATTGCCGACGCGCTCGACAAAGGCGGCACGAGGCCGATTCCGACGATCTTCGACAACCGGGACGACACCTCGAACGCTTGGCATGAGAAGCAGCTCGCAACGTGCGATGCGGTGCTGATTCCGTGGGCCACCGCAAAGCCCGGTTGGGTATTCAGCAATAGCGATCAGCTGCGGGATTGGCACGAGCTCGGGCGCGACAAACCGTTTTTGCAGCGCTGCGTCGTGACCGGGCCGCCGACCGCCGCCGACAAGACCTCATTCAGGCGTT
It encodes:
- a CDS encoding toll/interleukin-1 receptor domain-containing protein, with product MPYRVFVSYAHNDDAKPIDGGGEGFVSALMRRVSHYFVVDGPPVPEFFRDLYDIRKSRAYKPIIDEGLETCDALMIVLSRNWVASAYCNRELETFRSFRSRENKSTFQQRLIVVSKQFVSEGDLPELLKDDAGFSFQESHKFYAEHAERRGWYDEYFAEGQREQSKEFNAATRELTGDLRERTEEQLSKGSSEKRQAAQNPVPDRSGVPARQERVVFLAAPASDMKDAYDRLAAELQGRGYRAVPDPSAKMPSDSTAVDFIENALRDSEISIHLIGEKAGPAPEEQEPILPLQLRLAAERAASAPEGGTFCRIIWAPRALAVNGAASNARDPLEVVKRFGAIDGDKIEGCELGNFVEFVVKHLVDHPPKRPEAEVRQYSALAQNARVYVWAPKEDADYALEIADALDKGGTRPIPTIFDNRDDTSNAWHEKQLATCDAVLIPWATAKPGWVFSNSDQLRDWHELGRDKPFLQRCVVTGPPTAADKTSFRRFPPRESIDVVLDLTQNEKPSPDDLNPLFPETDA